The DNA segment AGGAGTATGGAATCGACATGGAAGTTGTTCCCTTCCAGAGTACTTTAACGGCCTTCGGCAACCTCATCCTGGCGAACGACAGGGCCGCTCTGATAAGCACCAAGTTCACTAAGGAAGAGGCGAAGAAGCTCGGGGAGGTACTCGGCGTCGAGGTGGAAAGGGGAATGGTAGGTGACTACCACGCGGTTGGAAGCGTTGGAGTGGTCACCAACAGGGGCGGCATAGTTCATCCCGAGGCAACCGACGAGGAGCTTGAATGGCTTCATGACCTCTTCAAGGTCGACGTTTACGTTGGAACCGCCAACATGGGCGTCCCATTCGTCGGCTCCTGCCTGCTGGCAAACTCTCATGGTGTCGTCGTTGGACACCTCACCACTGGACCGGAGATAGTTAAGATCGAAGAAGCGTTGGGTTTCCTTGACTGATGATGGAGGTGCGAGAAATGGAGGTTAAGGTCTTCCGCGTTAAGGGCGTCTTTGAGAGGAACGGAAAGAAGGAGAGGTTCACCAGGGAGTACCGTGGACTTAAGAAGGAGGACGTTATTGAGACCCTCTACTCTGAAGTTGGAAGCAAGCACCGTGTCCCGAGGAACAAGATATGGGTCGAGAGCGTTGAGGAAATAAAGCCCGAAGAGGCCGAGAACCCGATCGTCAGAAGGCTCAGCGGCCTCTGATCTGTTTTCATTTCCTCGGCAGGCTCACGGAAAACACCATCTTCTCTTTGGATTTTCCGACTCTGAACCTCAGCGAAAACTCCCCATGTCCGCTGAGGCCGATGAATCCGCCCATCGCCTTCTGGAGCCCCTGCGGTGAAAGAACCTTCTCGTGAGAGACTATGAGCAGCGGCTCCCGGATGAACTCGTAGGTAAATGCACCCGACTCTTCCTTAAAGAACGCTATGTCCTCAACGGCTTTTCCCCTGATGGCAACCTCTGCGTATCCTCCTTTCTTGAGGCTCAGGTTTACCTCCCCCTCAAAGCCGTCCCTAAGGGGCTTCAGTGAAAGCTGGGCGTAGTCTTCAAGGCCCCCTATGGTCAGAACGTCACTTGGGTATCTGAATTCGTAGCTTGGCGTGGTGTACAGGAGGAGAACACCGTTTTCAAGTCTGTAGCCTGGTACCTCCATTATCCCGGAACCCGGCGTGTCTATCTCCAATCTGTAGGGGGCTGGAGAGACGGAAAGCTCGGACGAGAGGACGTTCTCCCGGGGGATAAACTTTCTGGAGGTGCTGAAGAGCCATCCTGAGGTGTAGCTGTTAACATAGCTCCATCTGCCACCACCCATTTTGGTTCCGATCAGGACGCTGCTTCCAGCCATGAAAGTTCCGTATTCCGCCTTGAGGTTCTTCGGAAAAACGACGGCGTTGTCGAGTATCTCCACGGCATCTAGAACTTCCCTGATGGCCCATTTTACCCCCCCGAAGAACGGGTTCCATGGGGTAACCGTGAGGGTTCTCATGTGATCACAGGAGAAAATTTGAAATGAAACTTATAATCCTTTCCATCCCATAACCCGCGACTGGTAGTGGCTCTTTGGGAATATCTCCAGCGGGTCGATTCCCTTCTCACGGAGCAGATGTCTCAGCTCAACCTCGTAGTCCCCCTTCTCTAAATGCTCGCTCTCCCCCATTTCAATGACGAAAAGTCTCTCTGTGAGTTCTTTTATCGTCTTGTAGCCGAGGCCGAGGAGGGGTCTTATGTAGGCAACGTTGAAGCGGTCCTCCAGCGAGCGGGCCTTCGGCAGGTCAAGGATAGGAACACGGTCGTCCCTTCTCGTCCCGTCGCTGACCCTCTCAACTTCCGGTAACGAGGCGAGGGCCTCTAAAGCCCTCTCGTGGATGAACTGGATGGCATTGTTGGGGTGACCTTCTTCCATGGCCATCTCGGCCGCTTTCTCAAGCATCTCCCTTGGCAGGTAGAGAATCTTGTGATCAAAGCCGAGTTTCTCGGCGGTTTCCCTCGCAAAGCGCCAGTTGTCCAGAAGGCCGAAGCTCACCGTTACCAACTCGACATCGTAGCCGAGCCTTGTGAGCATCCACGCGGCCAAGCTCGAGTCCTTTCCACCGGAGTAGAGATGATGGACGAGCATGGTTTAACCTCCCTTTCTACTATGCACCGATACTTTTAAGAGGCCAACCTTTTTAAAGCCCGGCCTCAACTCTGGGGAAGGTGGAAGTTATGGAGAAACGCTTATCCGGAAAGGTGAGAAGGGCCATTCGCGCGAGATACTACAACATCCCCCCACGGGCTTGGGTCGGGAAGAGAGGTCTAGAAGAGGGCGTCATCGACGAGATAAAGGTTCAGCTTGAGAAGGATGGTATACTCAAGATTGAGATGAGAAAGGGCGCACTCATAAGTACCGGCCTAGACAGAGCCGCTCTCGCGAGAAAGGTCGCCGAGCTTACCGACAGCGAGCTTATAGACGTCCGCGGCAAAAGGTTTATATTGTTCAGGCCGAGGGAAGGTTGGGAAAAGTATTTAAGGAAGCTCCAGAGAAAGGAGCTTTCGAAGGAAAGGCGGGAGGAGAAGCCCGTTAAGAAAGTCAAGCTCGATATCGCTCAATTCAGGAGGAAATTCAAGAAGGGGAGGGATTGAAGAATGGCGACAGTCTATGATGTTCCCGGTGATTTGCTCGTTGAGAGGGCTGCCCAGAAGCTCAAGGAGATAGAGGCTATAAAACCACCCGAGTGGGCCCCGTTCGTCAAGACCAGCAGGCATAAGGAGAGGCTTCCGGAGCAGGACGACTGGTGGTACTACAGGGTCGCCAGCGTCTTCAGGAAGGTCTACGTTGACGGGCCGGTCGGCATCGAGAGGCTCAGGACCTGGTATGGTGGCAGGAAGAACCGCGGACACGCTCCTGAGCACTTTTACAAGGCCAGCGGAAGCATAATCAGGAAGGCTCTCCAGCAGCTTGAAACCGCTGGCTTCGTCCAGAAGATTCCAGGTGAGGGTAGAGTTGTTACCCCTCAGGGCCAGAGCTTCCTCGACAAGATAGCCACCGACTTAAAGAAGGAGCTTGAAGAGCAGATTCCCGAACTTAAGAAGTACTGAGGGCGCTTGTCCCTCAACCCTTTGTGTGCTCACTTCTGTGCTTTTAGTGATTGGGTGCAAAGTCTTTTAACTTCATTTTCAATCTTAACCCGGAGGTGAGGGAGATGGCCGAAGACATAGAGGAGATAAGGAAAAAAAAGCTCATGGAACTCCAGAAGAGGTACCTTGAGCAGCAGAAGGCTCAAGAGGAGGCTATGAAGCAAGAGATGGAGCTTGAAGCTCAGCTCGATGCAATAATGAGGAGAATCCTCACACCAGAAGCGAGGGAGAGGCTCGGTAGGGTGAAGCTCGTCAAGCCTGAACTCGCGAGACAGGTCGAACTCGTTCTCGTCCAACTCTACCAGGCGGGCCAGATAGCTGAACCGATAGACGACGCCAAGCTCAAGAGGATTCTGGCGCAAATAGACGCGAGGACGAGAAGAGACTTCAAAATCAAGTGGTAGCGAAGGTGAATCCATGGATGCACGGGGGATAGTGGGAATTCTCGACGAAAAGGGAGAGGTCAGTCTCGATACCTGGAAGGCTCTCTCCGTCAAGAAGAACAGCGATGGCACCGTTGACGTTCTCTACCGCAACCTCCACGTTGGAACCGGTGATGATCCCGTTTTTCTCTGGATTTACGCCAACATCGTCGAGGAGGACGGTGATGTCAGAGTCCTAGAGAGGATAACTTTCAAGCGCGAGGACATCGTCTGGTTACTCCGCTACGTGGCAAAAAAAGGCGAAGGTTTATAAGGGGCACATTAAATAGCCGGCCGGTCGGGGGTGTTGGAGTGAATAAACACAGGGTCTGCCCGGTGTGCGGCTCGACGGAGTTTATCTACGACCCCGGAAGGGGAGAAATTATCTGTAAGGTCTGCGGTTATGTCATTGAGGAGAACGTTGTTGATATGGGGCCCGAGTGGAGGGCCTTTGACGCGAGCCAGAGAGAGAAGAGGGCGCGTGTAGGTGCACCCGAGAGCATTCTGCTTCACGATAAGGGTCTTTCAACAGACATCGGCATCGATAGGAACCTCTCCGGTCTGATGCGTGAGAAGATGTATCGCCTTAGAAAATGGCAGTCCCGCCTCCGCGTCAGCGATGCAGCCGAGCGCAACCTTGCCTTCGCCCTGAGCGAGCTCGATAGGCTTGCCAGCAACCTCCGCCTCCCGAGGCACGTCGAAGAGGAGGCGGCACGCTTATACCGTGAGGCAGTCAAAAAGGGACTCATCCGAGGGAGATCAATAGAGAGCGTTATAGCCGCGTGTGTTTACGCCGCGTGCAGACTCGTCAAGGTTCCAAGGACACTCGACGAGATAGCTGACGTCTCACGTGTCGACAAGAAGGAAATAGGAAGGAGCTTCCGCTTTGTAGCTAGGAACCTGAACCTCACCCCTAAAAAACTCTTTGTTAAGCCGACAGATTATGTAAACAAATTCGCTGACGAGCTTGAACTGAGCGAGAGGGTCAGGAGGAAGGCCGTAGCCATACTTGAAGAAGCCTATGAGAGGGGCCTAACCAGCGGAAAGAGTCCCGCAGGTTTAGTCGCTGCCGCGCTCTACATAGCTGGCCTCATTGAGGATGAAAAAAGGACTCAGAGAGAAGTGGCCGAGGTCGCGCGCGTTACTGAGGTTACAGTCAGGAACAGGTATAAAGAACTGGTGGACAAACTTGACCTCAAGATACCGATTTAGCCACCTCTAAACCAGCTCTCCAGGGTCTTCTGTTTCCCGCTCTCTATGGCTTTCCTCAGCCTTTCAAGCCCGTTTCTAACCCGCTCCTCGCTGAAGTCCCTTTCGTCGCAGAGGAACCTTAGGATTCCCTCCTCATCAGGCTCCCTCCACTTCAGCCTGTAGTCGTCGGTGGCGGGTGGATTGAGGAAGAACTCCTTTATCATATAAAGGTCTACCTCGCTCTCCTTTTGATACTTCTTGAGGGGATCCTTTGTGCGTTTGACTATGGTTAAAGCTTTTTTAGGGCCGATTCCCTTTATTCCGCCGGGATTGTAATCGGTTCCGACTAAAATTCCCATTTCGATGAGCTTTTCCCTGTCTATGCCAAGTTCTTTAAGCACTTCGTCCAAAACGACCAGCTCCGGTCTCACATCAACGTAAACGTTCTTTCCGGGGAGCTTTCTCCTACCGGTGATGGTTAGGTTCCTCACCAGATTTGGTGCTCCGAAGAGAAGAGAATCGTAGTCTTGGCTTGCTGATGCGTAAACGCTCTTTCTAGCGGCCATATATGCGGCCTGAGCTTCGCCCTCGCTCGGCGCTTGAACTACAGGGATACCCATGAGCTCGAGCAGGGTTTTGGCGTCGTTTATGAGTCTCTCGTTCACGCGCGTCGCCCTCATCGCGTATTTCTTGGCCTCCTCTAAGTTTCCGCTCTCAAGGGCCTCGTGCCACTTCACCTCTGCATCCTCGCGAACTTCTTTTCTTCTCTCTATCTCCCTTCTCTTGAACTCCGGCGGCTTTCCATCGAAAACGTATGCCGGCTTTATGCCGTTTTCCATTAGGTTGATCGTGCGATAGAAAAAGCCACTCAGATGGGAGGTTATCCTACCCTTTGAGTCCATAAGGGGTGTTCCATCACGCTGCCTAATCGTCGAGAGGAACTGGTACATGGCGTTGAACGCGTCGATGGCGACCTTCCTCCCGTAGAGCTTCTGAAGCTCTATCTCCCTCCGAGGGATTAGCTCTCCAATCTGTACACCCATTCTCACCACCGATGGAGAAAAGGTGGAAAAGTATTTAGGGTTTGCCTTGGGCCTCCTTTAAACCATGCTCTACCATGAACTCCTCGTGCTTTGTTCGCCTCTGCCTTTCCTGGACGTATATCCATCCCATTACAAAGAGCAGTGCCGCCATGCCGAATAAAACCTGCCAGCCGAGCTTTGAGTAGTCTGGCGTTATGATTATCTTTCGCACCATCGCCAGAACGCCGAGCTCTACGACGTTCCTCATGCTGACGTGGTGTTCCTTGAGGTACATCGCTAGGAGCTCCAGTATCTCTAGGAAGATGATTACCATCACTACCTGGTGGAGGATCTCCTCAATGTTAAAGCTGTGTAGGCTGGCTGTCACAAGCCCCCACATCATGTATAGCACATAGCCCATTGTAATCGTGGCGAGACCTATTACCACTAGGTCGAAGCTGATTGTCAGCCACTTCATTATCAAGGACTCAAGGATGGTAGGCTCCCGCTTCATTGCCATCTCCTACGGTTCATTTAGGGAGCACTTAAATTTTTTGGATGGTTGAAATCCTTAGAACTTGCATACTGAGGGTTCCTCCTCATTCGTGCAGTCACTGGTTTTAACGTCCGTCGAGCTTTCTCTCGTCAAAAAGAGAAGGGAAAGGTTTTAACTGCCTTTTACAGACGTAAAAGTGTGAATGTCATTCGAGGTGATAAAAATGGTTGACCCGAACATACAGGCGCTTTTCAGGCCAAAGAGCATTGCCGTCATTGGCGCTTCCGAGAAGCCCGGCAAAATAGGCTACGCTGTCATGAAGAACCTCGTGGAGTACGGCTACGAGGGCAAGATATACCCCGTCAACGTCAAGGGAGTTGAGATCAAGGTTGGCAACCGTGTTTTCAAGTCATACAAGAGCATCCTCGATGTTCCCGATAAAGTTGATATGGCCGTTATCGTCGTTCCCGCCAAGTTCGTGCCGCAGGTTGTCGAGGAGTGCGGACAGAAGGGCGTTAAGGTTCTCCCGATCATAAGCTCGGGCTTCGGAGAGCTTGGCCCGGAGGGCAAGAGGGTTGAGGAGCAACTCGTTGAGACCGCTCGCAAGTACAGCATGAGAATCCTCGGGCCGAACATCTTCGGCGTCGTCTACACCCCCGACAAGCTCAACGCCACATTTGGACCGACCGACGTCATGCCGGGTAACCTTGCCCTCATCAGCCAAAGCGGTGCCTTGGGGATAGCCCTCATGGGCTGGACCATCCTCGAGAAGGTCGGTCTCTCAGCGGTCGTCAGCATCGGAAACAAGAGCGACATTGACGATGCCGATTTACTCGAATTCTTCAAGGAGGATGGGAACACCAAGGCAATACTCATCTACATGGAGGGCGTCAAGGACGGAAGGCGCTTCCTTGAGACGGCCAAAAATGTCAGCAAGGCCAAGCCGATAGTCATCATCAAAGCCGGCAGAAGCGAGCGCGGTGCAAAGGCAGCAGCCAGCCACACCGGCTCTCTGGCTGGAAGTGACAGGATATATGATGCGGCCTTCAAACAGAGCGGTATCATAAGGGCTTACACAATAGGTGAGGCCTTCGACTATGCGAGGGCCCTCAGCAACCTCCCAGAGCCTGAAGGTGAGAACCTCGTTATACTCACAAACGGCGGTGGAATAGGTGTTATGGCCACGGACGCAGCCGAGGAGAGTGGCCTGCACCTCTACGACGACCTTAACGAGCTGAAGGTCTTCTCCAACTACATGCCACCCTTTGGCTCCTACAAGAACCCCGTTGACCTGACTGGGATGGCAGGGGCCGAGGGCTATGAAGGTGCCGTCAGAGAAGCCCTCAGGAACCCCAACATGCACAGCATAGCGGTTCTCTACTGCCAGACGGCCGTCCTCGACCCGAGAGACCTCGCTGACATAGTCATCCGCGAATACAAAGAAAGCGGAAGGAAGAAGCCGTTGGTGGTTGCCATCGTCGGTGGCATAGAGGCCAAGGAAGCAATCGACAGGCTCAATGAGGAGGGCATTCCCGCCTATCCTGAGCCGGACAGGGCTATAAAGGCCCTCGCTGCCCTCTACAAGTGGGGCAACTGGAAAGCCAAGCAGGAGAAGGAGTGAACCCTTTCTCCAATTTTCTATGCTTTTCCCTTTCCCGTTCCTCGGCTTCCTCGTCGTTTCGGCGGCACTCACCATCCCCTACGTTAACCTCCATTCAGAGATCATAACGAACGGAGACGAAATAGACGGCCTTCTCCTGGCCGTGGAAACAAATTCCAGCCTTCCAAAGCTGACAGTTCTAACCCAGAACGGTTCTTTATCCCTCCTAAAGAGGGGGAACATATACGTCCCGGAGGAGAGAGTCTTTGTTGACAGGGTGGCCCTGCAAGAACTTCCATATAATGCCACCTTCCGCGTCTTCTATTCCAGTTTTCCTGTGGGATATCTTCCCCCGCTGAACTTCTCCGATGGAAAGTTCATTCTTGCATCGGCCGTATCGGTTAACGTTTCCGCCTACGGCTTTTATCTCAACGTCACTTATCCGCGCGGTTCCCTTTTTGTAACCGGTGA comes from the Thermococcus sp. genome and includes:
- a CDS encoding translation initiation factor IF-6, producing the protein MHIERLDFENSPYLGVYGTATDRVVLVREGLGEKKLEVLREVLKVPLIETSIMKSRIVGIFAAGNSNAIVVPWYVWNAELEAINSQLKEYGIDMEVVPFQSTLTAFGNLILANDRAALISTKFTKEEAKKLGEVLGVEVERGMVGDYHAVGSVGVVTNRGGIVHPEATDEELEWLHDLFKVDVYVGTANMGVPFVGSCLLANSHGVVVGHLTTGPEIVKIEEALGFLD
- the rpl18a gene encoding 50S ribosomal protein L18Ae, whose product is MEVKVFRVKGVFERNGKKERFTREYRGLKKEDVIETLYSEVGSKHRVPRNKIWVESVEEIKPEEAENPIVRRLSGL
- a CDS encoding asparagine synthase-related protein encodes the protein MLVHHLYSGGKDSSLAAWMLTRLGYDVELVTVSFGLLDNWRFARETAEKLGFDHKILYLPREMLEKAAEMAMEEGHPNNAIQFIHERALEALASLPEVERVSDGTRRDDRVPILDLPKARSLEDRFNVAYIRPLLGLGYKTIKELTERLFVIEMGESEHLEKGDYEVELRHLLREKGIDPLEIFPKSHYQSRVMGWKGL
- a CDS encoding YhbY family RNA-binding protein; its protein translation is MEKRLSGKVRRAIRARYYNIPPRAWVGKRGLEEGVIDEIKVQLEKDGILKIEMRKGALISTGLDRAALARKVAELTDSELIDVRGKRFILFRPREGWEKYLRKLQRKELSKERREEKPVKKVKLDIAQFRRKFKKGRD
- a CDS encoding 30S ribosomal protein S19e — encoded protein: MATVYDVPGDLLVERAAQKLKEIEAIKPPEWAPFVKTSRHKERLPEQDDWWYYRVASVFRKVYVDGPVGIERLRTWYGGRKNRGHAPEHFYKASGSIIRKALQQLETAGFVQKIPGEGRVVTPQGQSFLDKIATDLKKELEEQIPELKKY
- a CDS encoding DNA-binding protein, with product MAEDIEEIRKKKLMELQKRYLEQQKAQEEAMKQEMELEAQLDAIMRRILTPEARERLGRVKLVKPELARQVELVLVQLYQAGQIAEPIDDAKLKRILAQIDARTRRDFKIKW
- a CDS encoding transcription initiation factor IIB; the protein is MNKHRVCPVCGSTEFIYDPGRGEIICKVCGYVIEENVVDMGPEWRAFDASQREKRARVGAPESILLHDKGLSTDIGIDRNLSGLMREKMYRLRKWQSRLRVSDAAERNLAFALSELDRLASNLRLPRHVEEEAARLYREAVKKGLIRGRSIESVIAACVYAACRLVKVPRTLDEIADVSRVDKKEIGRSFRFVARNLNLTPKKLFVKPTDYVNKFADELELSERVRRKAVAILEEAYERGLTSGKSPAGLVAAALYIAGLIEDEKRTQREVAEVARVTEVTVRNRYKELVDKLDLKIPI
- the fen gene encoding flap endonuclease-1, giving the protein MGVQIGELIPRREIELQKLYGRKVAIDAFNAMYQFLSTIRQRDGTPLMDSKGRITSHLSGFFYRTINLMENGIKPAYVFDGKPPEFKRREIERRKEVREDAEVKWHEALESGNLEEAKKYAMRATRVNERLINDAKTLLELMGIPVVQAPSEGEAQAAYMAARKSVYASASQDYDSLLFGAPNLVRNLTITGRRKLPGKNVYVDVRPELVVLDEVLKELGIDREKLIEMGILVGTDYNPGGIKGIGPKKALTIVKRTKDPLKKYQKESEVDLYMIKEFFLNPPATDDYRLKWREPDEEGILRFLCDERDFSEERVRNGLERLRKAIESGKQKTLESWFRGG
- a CDS encoding phosphate-starvation-inducible PsiE family protein, translated to MAMKREPTILESLIMKWLTISFDLVVIGLATITMGYVLYMMWGLVTASLHSFNIEEILHQVVMVIIFLEILELLAMYLKEHHVSMRNVVELGVLAMVRKIIITPDYSKLGWQVLFGMAALLFVMGWIYVQERQRRTKHEEFMVEHGLKEAQGKP
- the acs gene encoding acetate--CoA ligase alpha subunit, which codes for MVDPNIQALFRPKSIAVIGASEKPGKIGYAVMKNLVEYGYEGKIYPVNVKGVEIKVGNRVFKSYKSILDVPDKVDMAVIVVPAKFVPQVVEECGQKGVKVLPIISSGFGELGPEGKRVEEQLVETARKYSMRILGPNIFGVVYTPDKLNATFGPTDVMPGNLALISQSGALGIALMGWTILEKVGLSAVVSIGNKSDIDDADLLEFFKEDGNTKAILIYMEGVKDGRRFLETAKNVSKAKPIVIIKAGRSERGAKAAASHTGSLAGSDRIYDAAFKQSGIIRAYTIGEAFDYARALSNLPEPEGENLVILTNGGGIGVMATDAAEESGLHLYDDLNELKVFSNYMPPFGSYKNPVDLTGMAGAEGYEGAVREALRNPNMHSIAVLYCQTAVLDPRDLADIVIREYKESGRKKPLVVAIVGGIEAKEAIDRLNEEGIPAYPEPDRAIKALAALYKWGNWKAKQEKE